Proteins co-encoded in one Girardinichthys multiradiatus isolate DD_20200921_A chromosome 11, DD_fGirMul_XY1, whole genome shotgun sequence genomic window:
- the zgc:110540 gene encoding deoxynucleoside kinase produces the protein MATPPKRLRGSQSGSPLSSSGSRRNRKISIEGNIAAGKSTFVRLLQASSEDWEVIPEPIGKWCNVQNDGDDIYQELSSSQKSGGNLLQMLYDKPSRWAYTFQSYACLSRVRAQLQTPSAKLQQAENPVQFYERSVYSDRYVFASNLFESGDLMETEWSVYQDWHTWLLNQFETDIALDGIIYLRAPPQRCMQRLLHRGREEEQGIPLEYLEQLHFKHEAWLYHRNLRLDFEYLTELPVLVLDVDEDFKNDRIKQEEIVDKVREFLTPL, from the exons ATGGCGACCCCTCCGAAGCGGCTCCGCGGGTCTCAGAGCGGCTCCCCGCTCAGCAGCAGCGGCTCCCGCAGAAACAGAAAGATCTCCATCGAGGGAAATATCG CTGCAGGTAAATCCACCTTCGTCCGTCTCCTCCAGGCCTCCTCCGAGGACTGGGAGGTGATCCCAGAACCGATCGGGAAATGGTGCAACGTCCAGAACGACGGCGATGATATTTACCAG GAGCTGAGCTCCTCCCAGAAAAGTGGAGGAAACCTCCTGCAGATGTTGTACGATAAACCCAGCCGCTGGGCCTACACCTTCCAG AGTTATGCGTGCCTCAGCAGAGTTCGAGCTCAGCTTCAGACTCCATCGGCCAAACTGCAGCAGGCAGAAAATCCCGTTCAGTTCTATGAACGCTCCGTCTACTCAGACAG GTATGTGTTCGCATCCAACCTGTTTGAGAGCGGTGACCTGATGGAGACAGAATGGAGCGTTTATCAGGACTGGCACACCTGGTTACTGAACCAGTTTGAAACGGATATTGCTCTGGACGGCATCATCTACCTGAGAGCCCCCCCACAG CGCTGTATGCAGAGGCTGCTGCATCGTGGTCgggaggaggagcagggaaTTCCTCTGGAGTATCTGGAGCAGCTTCACTTCAAACATGAGGCGTGGCTTTACCACAGGAACCTCAG GCTGGACTTTGAGTACCTCACTGAACTtcctgttctggttctggatgttGACGAAGACTTTAAGAACGATCGGATCAAACAGGAAGAAATTGTTGACAAG GTCAGAGAGTTTCTCACCCCACTATGA
- the LOC124876258 gene encoding zinc finger BED domain-containing protein 4-like isoform X1 — translation MSSMRMLPPRSGERRGKAVRRRGCGPRGSAGTCTKRVSRAIDLGKKVAEHFSHVWKKAATNEAQREHKRPEHSLITECPTRWGSNEMMIARVLEQLKAISQVLSGDRYARSLIPTWQDIQVLESVHKALHLLLDFTDALSGEENVTISYLKPVLHLLATSVLAEDQEDTDLTRSIKTKILTYLNDKYNDPSIQKLLDVASFLDSRFKTQYITADNITNIKTRLKTEMLESARRARNREKRSRTETTPRPQSAQPSGEKVETSLGSFFKTAVVSSTSPLQPEDVAEAELNSYLMTPPIDE, via the exons ATGTCGTCCATGCGGATGCTTCCTCCAAGGTCTGGGGAGCGACGTGGCAAGGCCGTGCGGCGCAGGGGTTGTGGTCCTCGCGGCAGTGCAGG GACGTGCACTAAAAGAGTGTCAAGAGCTATAGACCTGGGCAAGAAGGTGGCGGAGCACTTCTCCCACGTTTGGAAGAAGGCAGCAACGAATGAAGCACAGAGGGAGCACAAACGTCCTGAGCACAGCCTCATCACTGAATGCCCCACACGATGGGGATCCAACGAAATGATGATTGCCAGGGTGCTAGAGCAGCTTAAAGCCATTTCTCAGGTATTGTCAGGTGACCGATATGCTCGCTCCCTCATCCCAACCTGGCAGGATATTCAGGTGTTGGAGTCTGTTCACAAGGCGCTGCATCTTCTCCTGGACTTTACAGATGCTCTCTCTGGAGAAGAGAATGTGACCATCTCCTACCTCAAACCAGTTCTTCACCTTCTGGCCACATCAGTCCTTGCTGAAGACCAAGAGGACACTGACCTGACTAGGTCAATCAAAACCAAGATCCTGACATACCTCAATGATAAGTACAATGATCCCAGCATCCAGAAACTTTTGGATGTTGCATCCTTCCTGGACTCCAGGTTTAAAACCCAGTACATCACCGCAGACAATATAACTAACATTAAGACCCGACTCAAAACCGAAATGCTGGAATCAGCAAGGCGTGCACGTAACCGG GAGAAAAGGTCTCGTACTGAAACCACTCCGAGGCCTCAAAGTGCACAGCCCTCTGGTGAAAAGGTGGAGACGTCTCTTGGCAGCTTCTTCAAAACTGCTGTGGTCTCTTCTACTTCTCCCTTGCAACCTGAAGATGTTGCTGAGGCAGAGTTAAACAGTTACCTCATGACCCCTCCCATTGATGAATAA
- the LOC124876258 gene encoding zinc finger BED domain-containing protein 4-like isoform X2 — protein sequence MPRNLPWYYCYLMRTCTKRVSRAIDLGKKVAEHFSHVWKKAATNEAQREHKRPEHSLITECPTRWGSNEMMIARVLEQLKAISQVLSGDRYARSLIPTWQDIQVLESVHKALHLLLDFTDALSGEENVTISYLKPVLHLLATSVLAEDQEDTDLTRSIKTKILTYLNDKYNDPSIQKLLDVASFLDSRFKTQYITADNITNIKTRLKTEMLESARRARNREKRSRTETTPRPQSAQPSGEKVETSLGSFFKTAVVSSTSPLQPEDVAEAELNSYLMTPPIDE from the exons ATGCCGCGCAACCTGCCTTGGTACTACTGCTACCTGATGAG GACGTGCACTAAAAGAGTGTCAAGAGCTATAGACCTGGGCAAGAAGGTGGCGGAGCACTTCTCCCACGTTTGGAAGAAGGCAGCAACGAATGAAGCACAGAGGGAGCACAAACGTCCTGAGCACAGCCTCATCACTGAATGCCCCACACGATGGGGATCCAACGAAATGATGATTGCCAGGGTGCTAGAGCAGCTTAAAGCCATTTCTCAGGTATTGTCAGGTGACCGATATGCTCGCTCCCTCATCCCAACCTGGCAGGATATTCAGGTGTTGGAGTCTGTTCACAAGGCGCTGCATCTTCTCCTGGACTTTACAGATGCTCTCTCTGGAGAAGAGAATGTGACCATCTCCTACCTCAAACCAGTTCTTCACCTTCTGGCCACATCAGTCCTTGCTGAAGACCAAGAGGACACTGACCTGACTAGGTCAATCAAAACCAAGATCCTGACATACCTCAATGATAAGTACAATGATCCCAGCATCCAGAAACTTTTGGATGTTGCATCCTTCCTGGACTCCAGGTTTAAAACCCAGTACATCACCGCAGACAATATAACTAACATTAAGACCCGACTCAAAACCGAAATGCTGGAATCAGCAAGGCGTGCACGTAACCGG GAGAAAAGGTCTCGTACTGAAACCACTCCGAGGCCTCAAAGTGCACAGCCCTCTGGTGAAAAGGTGGAGACGTCTCTTGGCAGCTTCTTCAAAACTGCTGTGGTCTCTTCTACTTCTCCCTTGCAACCTGAAGATGTTGCTGAGGCAGAGTTAAACAGTTACCTCATGACCCCTCCCATTGATGAATAA